One genomic region from Vannielia litorea encodes:
- a CDS encoding TIM barrel protein, with translation MQTAINHMTVPRLSYVELLDLAANLGCVGVEVRNDIERPLFDEADPASAGAMARDKGLRLVGLSQVYPFNSWSDTIAIEVRALIATALEAGAETISLIPRNDGTQTGNGERHANLRIALKEIQPMLADAGLVALVEPLGFPRSSLRSKTELVETIDALDAAAQFRIVHDTFHHALAEGGPIYPERTGIVHISGVTDPALGIEKMEDEHRVLVDASDRLGNIEQLRALLAAGYDGPVCYECFSPEVHALGDPEAALRASFEFISSQLAEEAA, from the coding sequence ATGCAGACAGCGATCAATCACATGACCGTGCCGCGGCTCTCTTACGTCGAGCTGCTTGATCTGGCCGCCAACCTCGGCTGCGTCGGCGTCGAAGTCAGGAACGATATCGAGCGGCCACTGTTCGACGAAGCCGATCCGGCCTCTGCCGGGGCAATGGCGCGCGACAAGGGCTTGCGCCTTGTGGGTCTGAGTCAAGTTTATCCCTTCAACAGCTGGTCCGACACGATTGCCATCGAAGTTCGTGCGCTCATCGCAACTGCGCTGGAGGCTGGGGCCGAGACCATCAGCCTCATTCCGCGCAACGATGGCACGCAAACCGGAAATGGCGAGCGCCACGCCAACCTGCGGATCGCGCTTAAGGAAATCCAGCCCATGCTGGCGGATGCGGGCCTTGTTGCACTGGTCGAGCCTCTCGGCTTTCCGCGTTCCTCGCTCCGCTCCAAGACCGAACTGGTAGAGACCATCGACGCGCTCGATGCTGCTGCGCAGTTCAGGATCGTGCATGATACGTTCCATCACGCTTTGGCTGAAGGCGGGCCGATCTACCCCGAGCGCACGGGCATCGTGCACATCTCCGGTGTCACTGACCCGGCGCTGGGCATCGAGAAGATGGAAGATGAGCACCGCGTGCTGGTGGATGCATCTGACCGGTTGGGCAACATCGAGCAACTGCGCGCGCTTCTGGCGGCAGGTTACGATGGCCCGGTATGCTACGAATGCTTCTCACCCGAAGTTCATGCCTTGGGTGATCCGGAGGCCGCGTTGCGCGCTTCTTTCGAGTTCATTTCCTCGCAGCTCGCGGAAGAGGCCGCGTGA
- a CDS encoding sugar ABC transporter substrate-binding protein: MKKTFIAAGVASLLSTSAMAETIGVSMALFDDNFLTVLRNGIQEQADAMDGIEVQIEDAQNDVARQLDQINNFVASGVDAIIVNPVDTSATEAMTAAAEAAGVPLVYVNRQPINVDTLPDNQAFVASNEEESGTLETIEICDILAEQGTDPAKIYVMMGELSNQAAVQRTQDIDDVIAAGNCKVEIQEIDRQTANWSRDQAQNLMTNWLSSGEEFHAVIANNDEMAIGAIQAMKAAGISMDDVVVGGIDATQDALAAMAAGDLDVTVFQNAAGQGGGALDAALKLSKGEDVDQKVYIPFELVTPDNMADYTSKN, from the coding sequence ATGAAAAAGACTTTCATCGCAGCGGGCGTAGCCTCGCTTCTGTCGACCAGCGCCATGGCCGAGACCATTGGCGTTTCGATGGCACTCTTTGACGATAACTTCCTGACCGTCCTTCGGAACGGAATTCAGGAGCAGGCGGACGCCATGGACGGTATCGAGGTACAGATCGAGGATGCGCAGAACGACGTGGCGCGCCAGCTCGACCAAATCAACAACTTCGTGGCCTCCGGCGTCGATGCGATCATCGTCAACCCGGTCGACACGTCTGCCACCGAGGCCATGACGGCGGCTGCCGAGGCCGCCGGTGTGCCGCTGGTCTATGTGAACCGCCAGCCGATCAACGTGGATACGCTGCCCGACAATCAGGCCTTCGTGGCCTCCAACGAGGAAGAGTCCGGCACGCTCGAGACCATTGAGATTTGCGATATCCTCGCCGAGCAGGGCACCGACCCGGCCAAGATCTACGTGATGATGGGCGAGCTCTCCAACCAGGCCGCCGTGCAGCGCACGCAGGACATCGACGACGTGATCGCCGCGGGCAACTGCAAGGTCGAGATTCAGGAGATTGACCGTCAGACCGCCAACTGGTCGCGCGATCAGGCACAGAACCTGATGACCAACTGGCTTTCTTCCGGTGAAGAATTCCACGCTGTCATCGCCAACAACGACGAAATGGCCATCGGCGCCATCCAAGCCATGAAAGCGGCGGGCATCTCGATGGATGATGTCGTGGTCGGCGGCATCGACGCCACGCAGGATGCCCTTGCAGCCATGGCGGCAGGTGACCTCGATGTGACCGTGTTCCAAAACGCGGCCGGTCAGGGTGGCGGTGCGCTGGACGCGGCGCTGAAGCTCTCCAAAGGCGAGGACGTGGACCAGAAAGTCTACATCCCATTCGAGTTGGTGACGCCTGACAACATGGCTGACTACACCTCCAAGAACTGA